In Hwangdonia lutea, a single window of DNA contains:
- a CDS encoding helix-turn-helix domain-containing protein — protein sequence MTSNYTSNSFLSEAKSLVLDHISNEQFGVSELASELHMSRSSLLRKIKKQTNLSASQFIREIRLQKAAELLLETEHTASEIAFEVGFSNPSYFTKCYREYYGYPPGETKAKKEEEWHTEQKNDEETKKPVTKSKNVNRYIIAISSIAIVAIVYFFKDQFASTESKANKEKSVAFLPFKNLSEDNSNLYFINGVMESSLNNLQKIKDLRVISRTSTEKYRNNPKTVSEIAEELQVNYLIEGSGQKIGNEVLISIQLIDANADSPIWSEQYIYQLDNVFELQNTIAKKIAHAIEANVTPKELALIEKKPTENILAYDFYLKGLENQNEQSEEGLHKAILNFEKAIKHDPKYANAYAQIAICYYYLDLNKIDKKYLDKLNEYSDNSLLYDSTSELPLIAKALYYINANEFRLAIPYLEKALDYNPNASSVVLILSDLYARVVPDTHKYLTYALKGIKLNVAANDSISQSYIYLHLSNALVQNGFAKEASQYIEESLKYNPSNPHSNYLKNFIDYANNKDLKALTSKMLLEWKKDTTRADITQELAKMYYFQEEYNKALFYYEKYINILATNKIDLYPAENIKIAYTYKKMGFSKKAEQYLNKYKDHLEKDDSIYKEAMLAMLYLYENLPDKAIEAYNEFSLQDDFQYWVILFMEEDPLMKQLQNHPKYEETIAKIERQFWNKHEELKETLEQEKLL from the coding sequence ATGACTTCAAATTATACATCAAATTCATTTTTGTCAGAAGCTAAATCCCTAGTTTTAGATCATATTTCTAACGAGCAATTTGGTGTTTCTGAATTGGCAAGCGAACTGCATATGAGCCGTTCCAGTTTGCTCAGAAAAATAAAAAAGCAAACCAATTTATCGGCCAGTCAGTTTATCCGGGAAATACGTTTACAGAAAGCTGCCGAGTTATTGCTGGAAACGGAGCATACCGCCTCGGAAATTGCATTTGAAGTTGGTTTTAGCAATCCGTCTTATTTTACAAAATGTTATCGCGAATATTATGGCTATCCGCCTGGTGAAACAAAAGCCAAAAAAGAAGAAGAATGGCATACAGAACAAAAAAATGATGAAGAAACGAAAAAGCCAGTTACAAAAAGCAAAAACGTTAATAGATATATTATTGCAATTTCGTCCATAGCAATCGTTGCCATTGTTTATTTTTTTAAGGACCAATTTGCTTCCACAGAATCTAAAGCAAATAAAGAAAAGTCGGTTGCTTTTTTACCGTTCAAAAATCTAAGTGAAGACAATTCTAATTTATATTTTATAAATGGAGTTATGGAATCTTCACTTAACAATCTTCAAAAAATTAAAGATTTACGGGTAATCAGTAGGACTTCCACAGAAAAATATAGAAACAACCCTAAAACCGTTTCAGAAATTGCCGAAGAATTACAAGTGAACTATTTGATTGAAGGCAGTGGGCAAAAAATTGGCAATGAAGTGCTTATAAGTATTCAATTGATAGATGCCAATGCAGATAGTCCTATTTGGTCAGAACAATACATATATCAACTCGATAATGTTTTTGAGCTTCAAAATACCATCGCAAAAAAGATTGCCCATGCCATAGAGGCCAATGTAACTCCAAAAGAACTGGCGCTTATTGAAAAAAAACCAACTGAAAATATCTTGGCTTATGATTTTTATTTAAAAGGACTCGAAAATCAAAATGAACAAAGTGAGGAAGGATTACATAAAGCTATCTTAAATTTTGAAAAAGCTATAAAACATGACCCAAAATACGCAAACGCTTATGCTCAGATTGCTATTTGTTACTATTATTTAGATTTGAATAAAATTGACAAAAAATATTTAGACAAGTTAAATGAATATTCAGACAACTCCTTGTTGTATGATTCTACTTCCGAATTACCACTGATTGCAAAGGCACTTTATTATATAAATGCAAACGAGTTCAGGTTAGCCATACCTTATTTGGAAAAAGCGCTAGATTACAATCCCAATGCTTCTTCTGTAGTGTTAATTTTATCAGATTTATATGCTCGAGTGGTTCCAGATACACACAAATATCTCACTTATGCATTAAAAGGTATTAAACTGAATGTAGCAGCTAATGACTCTATATCTCAGAGCTATATCTATCTGCACTTGAGCAATGCTTTAGTACAAAACGGTTTTGCGAAAGAAGCCTCACAATACATTGAAGAATCATTAAAATATAATCCCAGTAATCCACATTCTAATTATTTAAAAAACTTTATAGATTATGCCAATAATAAGGATTTAAAAGCCTTAACAAGTAAAATGCTACTAGAGTGGAAAAAAGACACAACACGTGCCGATATCACCCAAGAATTAGCGAAGATGTACTATTTTCAAGAAGAGTATAATAAAGCATTATTTTATTATGAAAAATATATTAACATATTGGCTACCAATAAAATTGACCTGTATCCTGCAGAAAATATAAAAATTGCATACACCTATAAAAAAATGGGGTTTTCTAAGAAAGCCGAGCAATACTTGAATAAATACAAAGACCATCTGGAAAAAGATGATTCAATTTATAAAGAAGCGATGTTAGCTATGCTCTATCTTTATGAAAATTTGCCAGATAAAGCCATAGAAGCTTACAATGAATTTAGTTTGCAAGATGATTTTCAATATTGGGTAATTTTATTTATGGAGGAAGACCCTCTTATGAAACAATTGCAAAATCATCCAAAATACGAGGAAACTATTGCGAAAATAGAACGGCAATTTTGGAATAAACATGAAGAACTGAAAGAAACTTTAGAACAGGAAAAACTACTCTAA
- a CDS encoding ankyrin repeat domain-containing protein, giving the protein MKNAMKIQVRCLAIICVMVISLTSCLEKSKNKKTTAISKKEIAKPSIDIHTAVLTGNLKAVKQHIEAGTDINQKEAMSGSTPLMSAATFNKPEIAKVLINANADLSVKNNDGGTALHTAAFFGRIEIVQLLIDAKADKNIRNNYGATARETVMVDYAQMKPIYEMLIQQLQPMGFTLDLNELQKARPVVAMMLQ; this is encoded by the coding sequence ATGAAAAACGCAATGAAAATTCAAGTAAGATGTTTGGCCATTATATGTGTAATGGTAATATCGTTAACATCATGTTTAGAAAAAAGTAAAAACAAAAAAACAACAGCCATTTCAAAAAAGGAAATAGCAAAACCTAGTATAGACATTCATACTGCTGTATTAACCGGAAATTTAAAAGCAGTGAAGCAGCATATTGAAGCTGGGACTGATATTAATCAAAAAGAAGCCATGTCTGGTTCTACACCTTTAATGTCAGCAGCCACATTTAATAAACCTGAAATTGCAAAGGTACTTATCAATGCAAATGCAGATTTGTCTGTAAAAAATAATGATGGCGGAACAGCTTTGCACACCGCAGCCTTTTTTGGACGTATCGAAATTGTACAATTACTCATTGATGCAAAAGCAGACAAAAACATTCGCAATAATTATGGTGCTACAGCAAGGGAAACCGTAATGGTAGATTACGCTCAGATGAAACCTATCTATGAAATGCTGATACAGCAATTACAACCAATGGGTTTTACATTAGACCTTAATGAATTACAAAAAGCACGCCCTGTTGTAGCGATGATGTTACAATAA
- a CDS encoding acyltransferase family protein, producing the protein MTTERRYDIDWLRVIAIGLLLIYHIAIIFQPWAMFIGFIRSEDALEGLWKPMTMLNIWRIPLLFFVSGMGLYFAMKKRNWKQLLIERSKRILLPFVFGILAISPLHFLVFQKYYNMPLSYFPHMGHLWFLGNIFVYVLLLSPVFYYLKHNENGKFKKVISKVMSYAIGPLSISAFFMIEIGVIKPQLFELYAKTWHGFFIGFLAFFFGFLFVYSGKAFWQTVSKWKWLYVGLATVLFAVRFTGYEAISNMYITTIESIAWILGLFGIGYRYLNKPSALLSYLSQAVYPVYIIHMFVLYAGASLILPLDLHPMLKFIGITAFTFLFCFLIYEFILKRITILRPFFGLKWTFKSVTQKKLKNI; encoded by the coding sequence ATGACAACGGAAAGAAGATACGATATTGATTGGCTAAGAGTCATTGCTATAGGTTTATTACTGATTTATCATATAGCTATTATATTCCAACCTTGGGCCATGTTTATAGGTTTTATAAGAAGTGAAGACGCTTTAGAAGGACTCTGGAAACCTATGACGATGCTTAATATTTGGCGCATACCGTTACTGTTTTTTGTATCGGGAATGGGTTTATATTTTGCAATGAAAAAAAGAAATTGGAAGCAATTATTAATAGAGCGAAGTAAACGAATTCTCTTGCCCTTTGTTTTCGGAATTTTGGCCATCAGTCCATTACATTTTTTAGTTTTTCAGAAGTACTATAATATGCCATTGAGTTATTTTCCGCATATGGGACATTTATGGTTTTTAGGAAATATTTTTGTCTATGTATTGTTGTTGTCACCTGTGTTTTACTATTTAAAGCATAATGAAAACGGGAAATTTAAGAAAGTCATTTCAAAAGTGATGAGTTATGCCATAGGACCATTATCTATATCAGCATTTTTTATGATAGAAATAGGTGTTATAAAACCACAGCTATTTGAACTGTACGCTAAAACGTGGCATGGATTTTTTATCGGATTTTTAGCTTTCTTTTTTGGTTTTCTTTTTGTGTATAGTGGTAAAGCATTCTGGCAAACCGTTTCAAAATGGAAATGGTTGTATGTCGGTTTAGCGACTGTATTATTTGCTGTTCGATTCACAGGATATGAAGCCATATCAAATATGTATATCACTACTATAGAATCTATTGCTTGGATATTGGGTTTATTCGGAATAGGGTATAGGTACCTTAATAAACCAAGTGCCTTATTAAGCTATTTAAGTCAAGCTGTTTATCCAGTTTATATTATTCACATGTTTGTGTTATATGCTGGTGCATCATTGATTTTGCCTTTAGACCTTCATCCTATGCTCAAGTTTATAGGAATTACAGCATTTACATTTTTATTCTGTTTTCTTATTTATGAGTTCATCCTGAAAAGAATTACAATCTTAAGACCATTTTTTGGCCTTAAATGGACATTTAAAAGCGTAACACAGAAAAAATTAAAAAATATTTAA